The proteins below are encoded in one region of Salmo trutta unplaced genomic scaffold, fSalTru1.1, whole genome shotgun sequence:
- the LOC115181561 gene encoding (E2-independent) E3 ubiquitin-conjugating enzyme FATS-like, with protein sequence MVPLTVSLSLSLIEDDTAPDPVLSVRTTQHQTQSSEWYGTTDCLSLSVSHRGRHSTRPSPLSDNLFRPRDRAITGKEMQLRTRQNYKNLPEVRRKQEEEKRREDYLTNRLRADLFKKKLLDEILQRGSH encoded by the exons ATGGTAccactgactgtctctctctctctgtctctcatagaGGACGACACAGCACCAGACCCAGTCCTCTCAGTG aGGACGACACAGCACCAGACCCAGTCCTCTGAGTGGTATGGTAccactgactgtctctctctctctgtctctcatagaGGACGACACAGCACCAGACCCAGTCCTCTGAGTG ataACCTTTTCAGACCCAGAGATAGAGCCATTACAGGGAAGGAGATGCAGCTCAGAACCAGGCA GAACTATAAAAATCTGCCGGAGGTGAGGAGGAAacaggaagaagagaagaggagggaggactACCTGACTAACAGGCTGAGAGCAGATCTCTTCAAAAAG AAACTGTTAGATGAGATCCTTCAAAGGGGTAGTCACTGA